From the Micromonospora echinospora genome, the window CCGCCACGGCAGCCGCGACTCGATGACCTGCCTGTACCGCTGCGGCAACGCCTGCGACCACCCGGTACCCAACACCTCCGACAACCCGTACCTCGGTGACATCGTCAGCGCCGAGGTGTCCCGGCGCGGTGTCGTCCGGGCCGGCGCGGTCGGCGCGCTCGTCCTCGGGGTCGGCGGCGCGCTCGCCGGAGCCGGCGTGGCCTCCGCCGCCCCGGCCGGTGCCGCCGCTCCCACGCTGCCCGAGGTGGAGGACTTCGCCGCCCGCCAGCGGACCGGCAACGGCGCGTTGACCTTCCGGGCCATCCCGCCGAACAAGCTGGACACCTTCGTGGTGCCGAACGGCTACGACCACGCGGTGGTCATCCGCTGGGGCGACGAGGTCGTGCCGGGCGCGCCCGACCTGGACGTGCACAACCAGACCGGGGCCCGCCAGTCGAAGCAGTTCGGCTACAACAACGACTTCGTCGGGGTGCTCCCGCTGGACCGGCGCGGCAAGCGCGCGCTGCTCGTGGTCAACCACGAGTACACCAACGAGGACCTGATGTTCCCCGGCTTCACCAGCCAGGACGCGCTCACCGTGGAGCAGGTGCGGGCCGCCATGGCCGCGCACGGGCTCTCCGTCGTCGAGATCGAGCGGGTCGGCGACACCGGCGAGTGGCGCCCGGTGGCCCGGGGCGCGCGCCCGTACAACCGGCGGATCACCGCGCTGGCGACCAAGTTCGACGTGACCGGCCCGGCGGCCGGCTCGGCGTGGCTGAAGACCGCCGCCGACCCGAAGGGCCGGACCGTCGTCGGCACGCTGAACAACTGCGCCGGCGGAATCACCCCGTGGGGCACGGTGCTCTCCGGCGAGGAGAACTTCAACCAGTACTTCGTCGGCGGCGACGCCGTGCCGGCGGACGCCAAGCCGAAGCTCGCCCGGTACGGCATCGACACCGCCAAGCGGTACCCGTCGGGCAGCCGCAAGTGGGAGCGGGCCGACGAGCGCTTCGACCTGGCCAAGCACCCCAACGAGGCGAACCGGCACGGCTGGATCGTCGAGGTCGACCCGTTCGACCCGGACGGCCGACCGCGCAAGCACACCGCGCTGGGCCGGTTCAAGCACGAGGGCGCGAACGTCATCGTCGCCAAGAACGGCCACGTGGTGGCGTACATGGGCGACGACGAGCGGTTCGACTACCTCTACAAGTTCGTGTCGGACAAGAAGTACCTCAAGGGCAACTCCTGGCACGCCCGCCGGCACAACCTGACCCTGCTGGAGTCGGGCACGCTCTACGTGGCGAAGCTCGACGAGACCAGTGCCGGCGAGATCGACGGTTCGGGCAAGCTCCCCTCCGACGGCGCGTTCAACGGCCGTGGCCGGTGGATCAAGCTGGTCAGCGGCAACCGCTCGTACGTCGACGGGATGACCGCCGCCGACGTGCTGACCTTCACCCGGCTCGCCGGGGACAAGGTCGGGGCCACCAAGATGGACCGCCCGGAGGACGTCGAGCCGAGCCTCGCCACCGGCAAGGTGTACGTGGCGCTGACCAACAACACCAACCGGGGCGTCGGCAGCAACCCGAAGGCGGACGAGGCCAACCCGCGCAACGCCAACAAGCACGGGCACATCCTGGAGCTGGTCGAGGACCGGGGCGACAACACCGCCGAGGCGTTCGCCTGGTCGCTGCCGATCGTCTGCGGCGACCCGACCGACCCGTCGA encodes:
- a CDS encoding PhoX family protein; its protein translation is MSDRRRLLPLLGANRHGSRDSMTCLYRCGNACDHPVPNTSDNPYLGDIVSAEVSRRGVVRAGAVGALVLGVGGALAGAGVASAAPAGAAAPTLPEVEDFAARQRTGNGALTFRAIPPNKLDTFVVPNGYDHAVVIRWGDEVVPGAPDLDVHNQTGARQSKQFGYNNDFVGVLPLDRRGKRALLVVNHEYTNEDLMFPGFTSQDALTVEQVRAAMAAHGLSVVEIERVGDTGEWRPVARGARPYNRRITALATKFDVTGPAAGSAWLKTAADPKGRTVVGTLNNCAGGITPWGTVLSGEENFNQYFVGGDAVPADAKPKLARYGIDTAKRYPSGSRKWERADERFDLAKHPNEANRHGWIVEVDPFDPDGRPRKHTALGRFKHEGANVIVAKNGHVVAYMGDDERFDYLYKFVSDKKYLKGNSWHARRHNLTLLESGTLYVAKLDETSAGEIDGSGKLPSDGAFNGRGRWIKLVSGNRSYVDGMTAADVLTFTRLAGDKVGATKMDRPEDVEPSLATGKVYVALTNNTNRGVGSNPKADEANPRNANKHGHILELVEDRGDNTAEAFAWSLPIVCGDPTDPSTYFAGYDKAKVSPISCPDNVAFDSTGNLWISTDGNALGSNDGLFAAPIEGPERGHLKQFLTVPLGAEACGPFITTDDRSVFVAVQHPGEISGASLENPASNWPDGDFAKPGVVVTWRLDGGHIGA